In Prunus dulcis chromosome 1, ALMONDv2, whole genome shotgun sequence, the following are encoded in one genomic region:
- the LOC117628617 gene encoding putative disease resistance protein At1g50180 isoform X2, with protein sequence MAEAIVSFVLQRVGDFTTQEAKFLSGVSHQVEVSQTELQLMQGFLKDADARQGEDARVQIWVAKIRDAAYDLEDVIETYGLKVASKKKTGMKNVLKRFACIFKERLDLRKIGAEIENITAKISNLRMSLQSYNIVRETREIGGASSLQSFERQQQLRRTYSHVIERDVVGIEDNVKEIVTHLVKEESCLRVVSIWGMGGAGKTTLAKQIYHHKEVRCHFNSFAWVCISQQYQVRDVWEGILFKLISATKEQREEIAKMRDYEIAKKLFRVQQGKRCLVILDDIWSIETFNSLKAAFPLTCEETQSRILLTTRNEAVALHADRNGFLHQPQALNEIKSWELFEKIALFGRVDKDSGVYIKMKELGMEMLRHCAGLPLAITVLAGVLARKNTVNEWITVHANVYVYIRRGIGPEEEYAGASWVLALSYDDLPYHLKPCLLYLGHFPEDFEIPVKRLTQLWMAEGLVSLTQGQGLGEAMEDIAYHCLSELMIRCVVQVGETGSIGTIKTCRIHDLVRDLCLSKAEEENFLQVVNSSQRNEAISPFSSSMVTKAAPLGKVRRLAIYLNENHTLVPSRYEKDDHLRSLLYFGLKEWRGQCKRLILTMFKDFKLLRVLKVEGMNREAELPSEIGNMVHLRFLSLRGSNIKRIPASLGNLICLQTLDLRVEDSWLFIPNVIWKMKHVRHLYLPFFHRLRVCSKLKISTLHNLQTLYPVSSSNCDLNDLTGLTNLRKLSITLSSPLENLEEILKSTGSTLNHIRSLFVYTDLAVTGSTEQVTQIVSSCRHIYKLKLEGPTAELPRELHCFPNLTKLTLRRFFLKDDQMGIIEKLPNLTTLRLEQNTFNKDAKILVFSKGGFPHLQFLSLFHMSEVKEWRVEEGAMPSLRRLSIKYCNGLTTIVDGLRYLTTLRELSIEGMSSTFQSKLKAGGEDFHKIQHVTSLVFG encoded by the exons ATGGCTGAGGCAATTGTTTCCTTTGTGCTCCAAAGGGTCGGAGACTTCACCACTCAGGAAGCAAAGTTCTTGTCTGGAGTCAGCCATCAAGTTGAGGTTTCACAAACTGAGCTACAGTTGATGCAGGGATTCTTGAAAGATGCAGATGCAAGACAAGGAGAAGATGCAAGAGTCCAGATTTGGGTTGCCAAGATTAGAGATGCTGCCTATGATTTGGAAGATGTTATTGAAACTTATGGCTTGAAAGTGGCTTCCAAGAAGAAAACAGGTATGAAGAATGTTCTTAAAAGATTTGCCTGCATCTTCAAGGAACGGCTTGATCTTCGCAAGATTGGGGCAGAAATTGAGAACATTACTGCTAAAATTTCTAATTTGAGGATGAGTTTGCAAAGCTATAACATTGTAAGGGAAACAAGAGAGATTGGAGGTGCATCTTCTTTGCAATCATTTGAGAGACAACAACAACTAAGGCGAACTTATTCTCATGTTATTGAACGTGATGTTGTTGGGATAGAAGACAATGTAAAGGAAATAGTCACACATTTGGTGAAGGAAGAAAGTTGCCTCCGAGTTGTTTCTATTTGGGGTATGGGTGGTGCAGGGAAAACCACACTTGCAAAACAGATTTATCATCACAAAGAAGTTAGGTGTCATTTCAATAGTTTTGCTTGGGTGTGTATATCTCAACAGTATCAAGTAAGAGATGTTTGGGAAGGCATTTTATTTAAACTCATTTCTGCCACCAAGgaacagagagaagaaattgcaaaaatgaGGGACTATGAAATAGCCAAGAAGCTTTTTCGCGTCCAGCAAGGAAAGAGATGCTTGGTTATACTTGATGACATTTGGAGCATTGAGACATTTAACTCTTTGAAAGCTGCATTTCCATTAACATGTGAGGAAACACAAAGCAGAATTTTACTTACAACACGCAATGAagcagtggctttgcatgCTGATAGAAATGGTTTTCTCCACCAACCCCAGGCactaaatgaaatcaaaaGTTGGGAACTATTTGAGAAGATAGCATTATTTGGAAGGGTTGATAAAG ATTCTGGAGTTTACATAAAGATGAAAGAACTCGGAATGGAGATGCTTCGACACTGTGCAGGTTTGCCATTAGCCATCACTGTGCTTGCCGGAGTTCTAGCAAGAAAAAACACCGTTAACGAGTGGATTACAGTGCATGCAAATGTTTATGTATACATAAGGAGAGGCATAGGTCCTGAAGAAGAATATGCAGGTGCTTCATGGGTATTGGCATTGAGTTATGATGACTTACCTTATCACTTAAAACCATGCCTATTGTATTTAGGCCATTTTCCTGAAGATTTTGAGATTCCGGTGAAAAGATTGACCCAATTATGGATGGCGGAAGGTCTCGTCTCACTGACACAAGGACAAGGTTTAGGGGAAGCAATGGAGGATATAGCGTACCATTGCTTAAGTGAGTTGATGATAAGGTGTGTGGTTCAAGTTGGAGAAACGGGTTCAATTGGTACGATTAAAACTTGTCGAATCCATGATCTTGTAAGAGACTTGTGTTTGTCAAAGGCGGAAGAGGAGAACTTTCTCCAAGTTGTGAATTCTTCACAGAGAAACGAGGCAATCagtcctttttcttcttctatggTAACCAAGGCAGCACCATTGGGGAAAGTTCGAAGACTTGCCATCTACTTGAATGAGAATCATACGTTGGTTCCATCAAGATATGAGAAAGATGACCACCTTAGATCTCTCTTATACTTTGGCTTAAAAGAATGGAGGGGACAATGTAAAAGATTGATACTTACCATGTTCAAGGATTTCAAATTACTTAGAGTTTTGAAGGTTGAAGGTATGAACAGAGAAGCAGAGTTGCCAAGTGAAATTGGAAATATGGTCCACTTAAGGTTTTTAAGCCTGAGGGGAAGTAATATAAAACGGATTCCTGCATCTCTGGGTAACTTGATATGCTTGCAAACTCTAGATCTTCGAGTTGAAGATAGTTGGCTGTTCATCCCAAATGTCATATGGAAGATGAAACACGTAAGACATTTATATTTGCCCTTTTTTCATCGGCTCCGAGTATGCAGTAAACTGAAAATTTCTACGCTTCACAACTTACAGACTTTATATCCTGTTTCAAGCTCCAATTGTGATTTGAATGATCTTACTGGTCTAACAAATCTTAGAAAACTGAGTATAACGCTGTCAAGCCCCTTAGAAAATCTGGAGGAAATCTTGAAATCTACTGGCAGCACGCTTAACCATATACGGTCTCTATTTGTGTACACTGATTTGGCAGTCACTGGTTCTACAGAGCAAGTTACGCAAATAGTATCAAGTTGTCGTCATATATACAAACTGAAGCTGGAAGGGCCGACCGCAGAATTACCGAGAGAGCTCCATTGCTTTCCCAACCTCACCAAGTTAACACTGCGTCGCTTCTTTCTCAAGGACGACCAAATGGGAATTATAGAGAAGCTGCCAAACCTAACAACTCTGAGGCTTGAACAAAACACTTTCAACAAGGATGCAAAGATATTGGTTTTTTCCAAAGGAGGCTTTcctcatcttcaatttctttcactttttcaCATGTCTGAAGTAAAAGAGTGGAGGGTGGAGGAAGGAGCCATGCCTAGTCTCCGCCGACTGAGCATTAAATATTGCAACGGATTGACGACAATTGTAGATGGGCTGAGATATCTTACTACTCTCAGGGAATTAAGCATTGAAGGGATGTCAAGTACATTCCAGAGTAAGCTTAAGGCAGGAGGAGAGGATTTCCACAAAATCCAACATGTCACTTCCCTTGTATTTGGGTAA
- the LOC117628617 gene encoding putative disease resistance protein At1g50180 isoform X1, protein MAEAIVSFVLQRVGDFTTQEAKFLSGVSHQVEVSQTELQLMQGFLKDADARQGEDARVQIWVAKIRDAAYDLEDVIETYGLKVASKKKTGMKNVLKRFACIFKERLDLRKIGAEIENITAKISNLRMSLQSYNIVRETREIGGASSLQSFERQQQLRRTYSHVIERDVVGIEDNVKEIVTHLVKEESCLRVVSIWGMGGAGKTTLAKQIYHHKEVRCHFNSFAWVCISQQYQVRDVWEGILFKLISATKEQREEIAKMRDYEIAKKLFRVQQGKRCLVILDDIWSIETFNSLKAAFPLTCEETQSRILLTTRNEAVALHADRNGFLHQPQALNEIKSWELFEKIALFGRVDKDSGVYIKMKELGMEMLRHCAGLPLAITVLAGVLARKNTVNEWITVHANVYVYIRRGIGPEEEYAGASWVLALSYDDLPYHLKPCLLYLGHFPEDFEIPVKRLTQLWMAEGLVSLTQGQGLGEAMEDIAYHCLSELMIRCVVQVGETGSIGTIKTCRIHDLVRDLCLSKAEEENFLQVVNSSQRNEAISPFSSSMVTKAAPLGKVRRLAIYLNENHTLVPSRYEKDDHLRSLLYFGLKEWRGQCKRLILTMFKDFKLLRVLKVEGMNREAELPSEIGNMVHLRFLSLRGSNIKRIPASLGNLICLQTLDLRVEDSWLFIPNVIWKMKHVRHLYLPFFHRLRVCSKLKISTLHNLQTLYPVSSSNCDLNDLTGLTNLRKLSITLSSPLENLEEILKSTGSTLNHIRSLFVYTDLAVTGSTEQVTQIVSSCRHIYKLKLEGPTAELPRELHCFPNLTKLTLRRFFLKDDQMGIIEKLPNLTTLRLEQNTFNKDAKILVFSKGGFPHLQFLSLFHMSEVKEWRVEEGAMPSLRRLSIKYCNGLTTIVDGLRYLTTLRELSIEGMSSTFQSKLKAGGEDFHKIQHVTSLVFGFVDALCVGVDLLNGMSTEFALSYCTSSWDLHDMGKIYICR, encoded by the exons ATGGCTGAGGCAATTGTTTCCTTTGTGCTCCAAAGGGTCGGAGACTTCACCACTCAGGAAGCAAAGTTCTTGTCTGGAGTCAGCCATCAAGTTGAGGTTTCACAAACTGAGCTACAGTTGATGCAGGGATTCTTGAAAGATGCAGATGCAAGACAAGGAGAAGATGCAAGAGTCCAGATTTGGGTTGCCAAGATTAGAGATGCTGCCTATGATTTGGAAGATGTTATTGAAACTTATGGCTTGAAAGTGGCTTCCAAGAAGAAAACAGGTATGAAGAATGTTCTTAAAAGATTTGCCTGCATCTTCAAGGAACGGCTTGATCTTCGCAAGATTGGGGCAGAAATTGAGAACATTACTGCTAAAATTTCTAATTTGAGGATGAGTTTGCAAAGCTATAACATTGTAAGGGAAACAAGAGAGATTGGAGGTGCATCTTCTTTGCAATCATTTGAGAGACAACAACAACTAAGGCGAACTTATTCTCATGTTATTGAACGTGATGTTGTTGGGATAGAAGACAATGTAAAGGAAATAGTCACACATTTGGTGAAGGAAGAAAGTTGCCTCCGAGTTGTTTCTATTTGGGGTATGGGTGGTGCAGGGAAAACCACACTTGCAAAACAGATTTATCATCACAAAGAAGTTAGGTGTCATTTCAATAGTTTTGCTTGGGTGTGTATATCTCAACAGTATCAAGTAAGAGATGTTTGGGAAGGCATTTTATTTAAACTCATTTCTGCCACCAAGgaacagagagaagaaattgcaaaaatgaGGGACTATGAAATAGCCAAGAAGCTTTTTCGCGTCCAGCAAGGAAAGAGATGCTTGGTTATACTTGATGACATTTGGAGCATTGAGACATTTAACTCTTTGAAAGCTGCATTTCCATTAACATGTGAGGAAACACAAAGCAGAATTTTACTTACAACACGCAATGAagcagtggctttgcatgCTGATAGAAATGGTTTTCTCCACCAACCCCAGGCactaaatgaaatcaaaaGTTGGGAACTATTTGAGAAGATAGCATTATTTGGAAGGGTTGATAAAG ATTCTGGAGTTTACATAAAGATGAAAGAACTCGGAATGGAGATGCTTCGACACTGTGCAGGTTTGCCATTAGCCATCACTGTGCTTGCCGGAGTTCTAGCAAGAAAAAACACCGTTAACGAGTGGATTACAGTGCATGCAAATGTTTATGTATACATAAGGAGAGGCATAGGTCCTGAAGAAGAATATGCAGGTGCTTCATGGGTATTGGCATTGAGTTATGATGACTTACCTTATCACTTAAAACCATGCCTATTGTATTTAGGCCATTTTCCTGAAGATTTTGAGATTCCGGTGAAAAGATTGACCCAATTATGGATGGCGGAAGGTCTCGTCTCACTGACACAAGGACAAGGTTTAGGGGAAGCAATGGAGGATATAGCGTACCATTGCTTAAGTGAGTTGATGATAAGGTGTGTGGTTCAAGTTGGAGAAACGGGTTCAATTGGTACGATTAAAACTTGTCGAATCCATGATCTTGTAAGAGACTTGTGTTTGTCAAAGGCGGAAGAGGAGAACTTTCTCCAAGTTGTGAATTCTTCACAGAGAAACGAGGCAATCagtcctttttcttcttctatggTAACCAAGGCAGCACCATTGGGGAAAGTTCGAAGACTTGCCATCTACTTGAATGAGAATCATACGTTGGTTCCATCAAGATATGAGAAAGATGACCACCTTAGATCTCTCTTATACTTTGGCTTAAAAGAATGGAGGGGACAATGTAAAAGATTGATACTTACCATGTTCAAGGATTTCAAATTACTTAGAGTTTTGAAGGTTGAAGGTATGAACAGAGAAGCAGAGTTGCCAAGTGAAATTGGAAATATGGTCCACTTAAGGTTTTTAAGCCTGAGGGGAAGTAATATAAAACGGATTCCTGCATCTCTGGGTAACTTGATATGCTTGCAAACTCTAGATCTTCGAGTTGAAGATAGTTGGCTGTTCATCCCAAATGTCATATGGAAGATGAAACACGTAAGACATTTATATTTGCCCTTTTTTCATCGGCTCCGAGTATGCAGTAAACTGAAAATTTCTACGCTTCACAACTTACAGACTTTATATCCTGTTTCAAGCTCCAATTGTGATTTGAATGATCTTACTGGTCTAACAAATCTTAGAAAACTGAGTATAACGCTGTCAAGCCCCTTAGAAAATCTGGAGGAAATCTTGAAATCTACTGGCAGCACGCTTAACCATATACGGTCTCTATTTGTGTACACTGATTTGGCAGTCACTGGTTCTACAGAGCAAGTTACGCAAATAGTATCAAGTTGTCGTCATATATACAAACTGAAGCTGGAAGGGCCGACCGCAGAATTACCGAGAGAGCTCCATTGCTTTCCCAACCTCACCAAGTTAACACTGCGTCGCTTCTTTCTCAAGGACGACCAAATGGGAATTATAGAGAAGCTGCCAAACCTAACAACTCTGAGGCTTGAACAAAACACTTTCAACAAGGATGCAAAGATATTGGTTTTTTCCAAAGGAGGCTTTcctcatcttcaatttctttcactttttcaCATGTCTGAAGTAAAAGAGTGGAGGGTGGAGGAAGGAGCCATGCCTAGTCTCCGCCGACTGAGCATTAAATATTGCAACGGATTGACGACAATTGTAGATGGGCTGAGATATCTTACTACTCTCAGGGAATTAAGCATTGAAGGGATGTCAAGTACATTCCAGAGTAAGCTTAAGGCAGGAGGAGAGGATTTCCACAAAATCCAACATGTCACTTCCCTTGTATTTGG GTTTGTAGATGCTCTGTGTGTTGGTGTTGATCTTCTAAATGGAATGAGTACTGAGTTTGCATTATCCTACTGTACTAGCAGCTGGGACTTGCATGACAtggggaaaatatatatttgcagaTGA